A window of Glycine soja cultivar W05 chromosome 13, ASM419377v2, whole genome shotgun sequence genomic DNA:
TAACTTTTAAAGAAAGGTAGATTCTACAGTACACCATTAAGTAAATGGTCCACCGATGCACCACCATTTCTTACcgtttaatatattaataaaataatgaaggaACGAGATTACTTAATATGCAGTTATGAAATTTGCAATTCAGTCCCCGTATAGTCAAAATGGATGCATTtgcaaatgtttattttaatatatttggtaAAGTGAAATCCCATTAAAGCAGCCATTCCCCTCCCTTTCAACAGCACCATGACTGGAACCTCGTCCTCGAATTGCCAACGCTCGACCTCAACCATCGCCTACCAGGGGAAAAAATTGTACTTTGTTCTCTTGTTCTCCCTAAACCTTGATTTGTAACTGTTAATGTTgagtttttaatatgtttttcagATCATGAATTCCCggtaattgaaaagaaaaagaaagttgttattttgtgcaaaaaaaatggttttaaaGCTTTCTTGGAAGAACCCCCAAGACATGGTTCTTTGGTAGGGATGAAGATATTTATGAATTAGAGGACAGGAATCAACCTCCAGAAGCTGGGAGAAAGAGGTAGAAAATCGAAAATTCTCATTGCCTTCCTCTTGATTCATTAcaactatttataatatttcaaaaaacataaatgcTAACAATGCTGGAAAAACAGGAAACAAGATAAAATTCAGTTGTGATCTTTGGGGGACAAGAATCACGAAGCTGCCATTCGTGCAAGACAAGCACGATGAGGAAGGCACTACTCTGAAGATAATTTCCAAAATTTCCCTTTTTGCTAACTAAGCTGGTGGAGAATTCATTAGTGGATATATTCTTCCCAATTGGTAGGCCTCTTCATGGTACGCTTGGGTCGGGTTGCTGCTCCTCTATCATCTCCTACCCCTTCCGGaagcaccttgtcctcaaggtgatagATGTCTTGAAGATCGGTCCATCATTCCCAGGTGGCATCTTCAGGCTACAGTCCTGCCCATTGGACTAGAACTGAGAGTTCCGGGGGGTTGTGATCGTTTCATTTGTGGTCTAGGATGGAAAGTGGGGCCACTACAGGGTTGTTGGCCCAAGAGGATGGAGGAAGGGATTATTCCTTCACAATGGGGCCATGATGTGGCTTAAGCTTCGAGATGTGAAACACGAGGTGGATCTTGGCCGTTGATGGTAAAGCCAGGCGATAAGCCACCTTGCCTATCACTTCAGTTATCTGATAAGGGCCATAAAAGCGTTTCCCAAGTTTTTGGAACTTTTCGGCGACTGTTGTTTGGCGGTAAGGACGTAATTTCACATAGACCCAGTCCCCTATCTGAAAAGTGACCTCTCGGTGGTGGCAATCAGTGTGAGCTTTCATTCGGGCCTGGGATCTCGAGTTTTCGATGGAGAGTGGTAAACATGTCTTGTCGTGAGGTGAGGAGGGAATCCACTGCCTCAACATCAAATGTCCTCGGAATATAGTCAGGGATTGTCGGCGGGGGTTTACCGTAGGTGACCTCGTATGGGGTTACTCCCGTAACAGAATGGCGCGAAGTATTGTAGCACCACTCCGCTAAACTCAGGAACTTGTGCCAGTTCGTCGGTTTGTCGTGAATGAAACTGCGGAGATATTGTTCAACGACGCGGTTGAGCACCTTGGATTGCCCGTCGCTTTGGGGTGATAAGTTGTGCTCATGCATAGCTTGGTCCCACTTAATTTGAAAAGCTTCCGCCAGAATTTCTTAGAAAGATGGGGTCGCGGTCGGAGATTAAACTCCGAGGGAACCCGTGAAGCTTGCAGACGAGGTCAATAAACAGGTGGGCCACCATGTGAGATGTGAAATGGGATGGCAGAGTGCCGAAATGACCGCCCTTGGAGAATTTGTCAACCACCATCATGATGACCGTAGCTCTGTTTGAAATGGGTAAACCGGTGATGAAATCGAGGGCCAAATCCTCCCAAGGCCGAGACGGTGGTGGAATTGGCTGAAGAAGCCCTGCTGGTTTCCTTGTACTATACTTGGTCTGAAGGCAATCAGGACATTGTTTGATGAAGTCCTGGGTATCGCGGCGCATGTTTTCCCAGAAAAAGCTTTGCTGGAGACGGCCGAGAGTCTTAGCTAGCCCCATGTGGCCACCAAGTGGAGATTTGTGGTATTCTTCCAATAAGAGGGGAATGAAAAGATTGCCTTGATTAATCCAAATTCGCCcctgaaaaagcaaaaggttgtCTCTGATTTCAAAATCTGGATTTTTCGAAGGTTCATTGCGGACCTGGAGCATGAGAGTTTTGAATTCCTCTGGTCCCGATAATTCCCTCTTTAGCTCATCAAGGAATTTTGGGTGAGGCATGGAGACGATTTGGAAGTATTCTGTTGTGTGCTCTGGCTCATGAAGACGTGAGAAAGCATCCACCACCACGTTATTACGGCCTGCCTTGTACTGGATTGAGTAATTGTAGCCGAGAAGCTTGGCTAGGTATACGTGTTGTTCTGGGGTTTGAACCGGCTGAGTCATCAATTTGCGAAGACTCTTATGGTCAGTGAGTATCACGAAAGCATGGCCCATGAGATATTGACACCAGCGTTTCACAACAGTGGTAATGGTGTGAAGCTCACAAATGTACGTGGAAGAGCGAAGGAGCTTGGGGCAAAATTGCTTGCTAAAGTAAGGAATAGGATGGCCCCTTTGCATTAGAACAGCCCTCATACCAGACCCAGAGGCATCAGTCTCTATAACAAAAGGAATGCTGAAATCTGGCAATGCCAGCACGGGTGTGGCGGTCATGGCTTCTTTGAGCTTGACGAAGGCTTCCTGGGCCTCGGGTGTCCCTTTGAAACCATCCTTGCGCAGGAGCTGGGTCAAGGGCTCCGCTATTTGTGCATAGCAGTGGACAAATCTCCGGTAGAACCCTGTTAATCCAAGGAATCCGCGTAGCTATTTGGGTGTAGATGGAGGAGGCCATTGTAACATAGCGTTAATCTTAGATGGGTCGGGTTCCACTCCTTGTGAAGAGACAAAATGGCCGAGGTACTCAATGCGCCTTTGGCCGAAAATGCATTTGGAAGGTTTCAAATGGAATTGTCCATGTTGCAAGGTCTTGAAAACGCATTCCAGATGATTGATGTGGGCCTGGAAATCATGACTGTAAACCAGTATGTCATCGAAGAAGACAAGCACGAATTTGCGTATGAATGGACGAAAGAGCTCATTCATTGTGGCCTGGAAAATGGATGGCGCATTGCAAAGGCCAAATGGCATCACGATGTATTCGTAGTGGCCCTGGTGTGTTCTGAAAGCGGTCTTGGAAATGTCGTGCTCCTCCATGCGAATCTGATGGAAGCCCTGTGCGAGGTCCATTTTCAAGAACCAAGAGGAATTGCCCAAATCATCAAGGAGCTCGTCTATGGTTGGTAGTGGGAATCTATCCTTGACCGTGATTGAGTTCAGTGCGCGATAATCCACACAGAATCGCCACGTCCCGTCCTTTTTCTTAACAAGGAGCACCGGGCTAGAATACGGGCTACGACTGGGGCGTATGAGTTGACGACAAAGCATGTCGTCGACTTGCCGTTCAATCTCGCGCTTCTGATAATAGGGGTATCTATAGGGGCGGACGTTGACTGGTTTCAAATTGGGCTCGAGGTGGATGGAGTGGTCGGTTGGTCGGGGAGGAGGGAGGATTGTCAGAGTTTGAAAAAGGCTGACGTATTTGGTAAGGAGGGAACGAAGGGAAGGGGGTGTGGAAGGTAAGTTGGGGGATGGTGGGTCGTGGTTATGGAGTTGGATGTGGAATAAGGCTGCAACCCGGTTCGTGTTGATGAGGCACCTGACTTGGCCGTGGTGGATTTCAGTTGGGCCTGAGTCAATGCCTCCCTGAATTGTAATGGGCTCGCCCTGGTGGTGAAAAGTCATTGTGAGGTGCGAATAGTCCGTGGTGACTGGGCCCAAGAGTTTGAGCCAGGCCACACCAAGGACGATATCGGTTCCGCCCAACACCATTACATGCAGGTCTAAGGTAAATTTGCAACCCTGAATGGAAACGACGACATTGCAACAGACCTTGTCGCACTGGATTTCGGTGTCGTTACCAACCATGACGGGCAAAGCAGGGATGGTCTGTGGGGTGAGATTAAGGAAGTGAGCCAGGAGGTTGTGGATGAAGTTGTGTGTACTGCCTCCGTCCATGAGGATGGCAGTATCGTGGCCTTTGATGGTACCTATGACTCGAAGGGTGGCTGAGGTGGGGTGGCCAGACAAAGCGTAAAGGGTGAATTGGGCGGAGTCGGGGTCAGGCGGTGGTGGGGGAGTTGGGTTGGGTTCAAGTATGTCAGGGGATTCAGGGGGTAAGGGTTCGTCGTCGTCCTCAGGAGCAATGAGGAGGAAGAACTTAGCCCGACAGCGATGATTTGGACCGTAGCGCTCGTCGTAGTGGTAGCACAAACCACGTTCGCGGTGGGACGCCATCTCGGCCTGAGTGAGGCGTTTGTAGGTGGGTTTTGGTGGAGAAGGTAACAAGGGAGGGGAGTGTATGGTGGTGAGTGGTTGTGGGGTAGGGGGTAAGGAAAGGGAAGGTGGCTTGGGGCGAGAGGATCGGCGAGCGTCACATAGTTTGTCCTCATGGAGGCAGGCTAGCGCCACCACCTGAACGAGGGACAGGGGTTGTAAGGCCAAGACCTCGCGCCAGATGTCGGGTTGTAGTCCCGAAATGAAACAGCTCAGGAGGAAAGGGGTTGGTAGGCCCACGATCCTGTTAGCAAGAGACTCAAACTCGACGAGGTAGCTGGAGACGGACCCCTGCTGGGAAAGCTTAAACAATGCGGCGCGAGGATCATCATAGAGGGTGGGTGCAAAACGGAGTTCAAGAGCCTGGATGAAGGAAGACCAAGAGGGTAATTGGTCATTGCGGTAGAGCCACTAAAACCAGCTCAGGGCGGCACCTTCAAGGTAGAAGGAGGCTACCTGAAGACGGTCGTCCTCTGGGGTTCAATGGTAGTCAAAAAACTGGGTTATCTTGAAAATCCAGGCTGGGGCATTGGTACCATCGAATCGAGGGATATCGAGGTTCATGTGTGGTGTGGAAGGCCAGGTAGACAGGGACGGGGAAGAGGCTTCAAGTGACTGGAGACGAGAGATGACCTCGTCGAGACGGGAATGAAGGGAGTTTTGAGTGGCGGTGAAGGTATTTTGGTTCTGAGTGAGGAGGGTGACAGCTTCTTCGAGGCGAGAGAGGGTGTGGCTGCGGGTGTTGTCCGCCATGGGAGGGTTAATGAAAGCACCAATTGGTAGGGATGAAGATATTCCTGAATTAGAGGATAGGAATCAACCTCCAGAAGCTGAGAGAAAGAGGTAGAAAATCGAAAATTCTCATTGCCTTCCTCTTGATTCATTAcaactatttataatatttcaaaaaacatatatgCTAACAATGCTGGAAAAACAGGAAACAGGATAAAATTCAGTTGGGATCTTTGGGGGACAAGAATCACGAAGCTGCCATTCGTGCAAGACAAGCATGATGAGGAAGGCACTACTCCGAAGGTAACTTCCAAAATTGCCCTTTCTGCTAACTAAGCTGGTGGAGAATTCATTAGTGGATATATTCTTCCCAATTGGTGGGCCTCTTCATGGTACGCTTGGGTCAGGTTGCTGCTCCTCTATCATTATTGGTGACTCTTCATACCACCAATATACTGTACATCGATGAAAAGGGATTCATTTTTGAAATGAGCTGAAAAATCTTGTTTTTTCTTATCAATAAATTGTTTTTGCTAAACGGTATTATTTGGGCTTAGACGGATTCTTTCCCTACGACCAAAAATTCAACTTGTACATAAATCATGAAACCGCTCTTCTGTTTTAATCTCCAGATTTTAAGTTGTTCATAAACTCACCAGCTTTCATTTTCTATGGTGTCCATTAGTCATAGGgactattttacaattttaaaaaatatcttgacACTGTGACGTGTTTAAATGGTCCACCACAGAATTCACCAAAAGAAAATGTCCGTACATTGCAGACGAACCAATGGTGCAACCAATTAATcatcaaaagaacaaaaaagaaaaggagtaaCACAATTTAGAAGGCTAAATTTCAAGCACTAAGAAAAACATTGAGCCTGACTCACTATGGCTATATCGTATTTTTGGTTGATAAAAGCCTTCAGTTATAAATAAGGTATAGTCTAAAAATCAAGTGGTCCAGCTTTAGTTGACCCAGAACAACCGCCAGATGTGCCATACGAACTGCCACTTGAACCATCAACTGGGGCTTGATTTAGACATTCTAAAACCAAAAACCTtcgtttttgcaattttatGGAGAATGTTGTGGCCTCCAGAATCACAGGAACCTGCATGTTGGAAATCAAATATGtgagaatgaaagaaaaaggtAGCTTCTAGAAATGTATTGTTCCTCCAATCAAGTTTCCAATTCGCTTAACTTTACAAAAAGGCAGGGGAAAGATCTATCACACGTACAATATCAAAACCAGTtatcaaacaaattaataaagggCAATAATGCACGTAATGCTTAAAGCTATTGCTTAAGATATTATGTGTG
This region includes:
- the LOC114382700 gene encoding uncharacterized protein LOC114382700; the protein is MADNTRSHTLSRLEEAVTLLTQNQNTFTATQNSLHSRLDEALELRFAPTLYDDPRAALFKLSQQGSVSSYLVEFESLANRIVGLPTPFLLSCFISGLQPDIWREVLALQPLSLVQVVALACLHEDKLCDARRSSRPKPPSLSLPPTPQPLTTIHSPPLLPSPPKPTYKRLTQAEMASHRERGLCYHYDERYGPNHRCRAKFFLLIAPEDDDEPLPPESPDILEPNPTPPPPPDPDSAQFTLYALSGHPTSATLRVIGTIKGHDTAILMDGGSTHNFIHNLLAHFLNLTPQTIPALPVMVGNDTEIQCDKVCCNVVVSIQGCKFTLDLHVMVLGGTDIVLGVAWLKLLGPVTTDYSHLTMTFHHQGEPITIQGGIDSGPTEIHHGQVRCLINTNRVAALFHIQLHNHDPPSPNLPSTPPSLRSLLTKYVSLFQTLTILPPPRPTDHSIHLEPNLKPVNVRPYRYPYYQKREIERQVDDMLCRQLIRPSRSPYSSPVLLVKKKDGTWRFCVDYRALNSITVKDRFPLPTIDELLDDLGNSSWFLKMDLAQGFHQIRMEEHDISKTAFRTHQGHYEYIVMPFGLCNAPSIFQATMNELFRPFIRKFVLVFFDDILVYSHDFQAHINHLECVFKTLQHGQFHLKPSKCIFGQRRIEYLGHFVSSQGVEPDPSKINAMLQWPPPSTPK